A genomic window from Silene latifolia isolate original U9 population chromosome Y, ASM4854445v1, whole genome shotgun sequence includes:
- the LOC141629314 gene encoding uncharacterized protein LOC141629314 yields the protein MVGRLVDWVATQRDSIWVNWVQSNYLKGQEWMEYKPSSNSSWVWRRICKVKEEMRNGYVNGEWSVQPGGYSPAGCYDWFRGTRPRIQWDKAVWNGWTIPKHQFLGWMVAHKALNTVERLVRFGVIIEDKCYLCGIASETIEHLFWTWLNGAILANSTGLEGVQNAIVMSLMYQVWQQRNRSRNEMTLLRPERVAGAILENMRSRVRTREKTVMTLAERDWLIKMRLLE from the exons ATGGTAGGAAGACTGGTGGACTGGGTTGCTACACAAAGGGACTCTATCTGGGTTAACTGGGTGCAAAGTAACTATCTTAAGGGTCAGGAGTGGATGGAATACAAGCCTAGTTCGAACTCAAGTTGGGTTTGGAGGAGAATATGCAAGGTTAAGGAAGAAATGAGGAATGGTTATGTTAATGGGGAGTGGAGTGTTCAACCAGGAGGGTACTCGCCTGCTGGTTGCTATGACTGGTTCAGAGGAACAAGGCCAAGAATTCAATGGGATAAGGCAGTTTGGAATGGGTGGACAATTCCCAAGCATCAATTCTTGGGATGGATGGTTGCTCATAAAGCCCTGAATACAGTTGAGAGACTAGTCAGGTTTGGAGTGATCATTGAAGATAAATGCTACCTGTGTGGCATAGCTTCTGAAACAATTGAGCACTTGTTTT GGACTTGGTTGAATGGTGCGATTCTTGCGAACAGCACGGGGCTTGAAGGAGTGCAAAATGCCATAGTGATGAGCCTGATGTATCAGGTATGGCAGCAGAGAAATAGAAGCAGGAATGAGATGACTCTGCTTAGGCCTGAAAGGGTGGCAGGTGCTATATTGGAGAATATGAGGTCAAGAGTTCGAACCCGGGAAAAAACAGTGATGACTCTAGCAGAACGAGATTGGCTGATTAAAATGCGTCTTCTAGAATGA